A single region of the Vidua macroura isolate BioBank_ID:100142 chromosome 12, ASM2450914v1, whole genome shotgun sequence genome encodes:
- the CHD2 gene encoding chromodomain-helicase-DNA-binding protein 2 isoform X4 — translation MMRNKDKSQGEEGSVHSNASSHSASEEASGSDSASQSESEQGSESNSSSESSESQSESESESTGSKSQQTPPETKEKPASKKERIADVKKMWEEYPDVYGVRRSNRSRQEPSRFNIKDEASSESENESPKRRRQKQLKRKIKWKREVSAGEEDEDGGDHGTSGESEPEPKKIKARRPVQRRTVAKTGVKKPHKIQRGKRKKPDSSEDDDDDEDDETPKRQTRRRAAKNVSYKEDDDFETDSDDLIEMTGEGADEQQDNSETIEKVLDIRLGKKGAIGASTTVYVTEANGNPSADFDPEKDEGEVQYLIKWKGWSYIHSTWESEESLQQQKVKGLKKLENFKKKEEEIKQWLGKVSPEDVEYFNCQQELASELNKQYQIVERVIAVKTSKSATGHSDFPANSRKTSSNDPEYLCKWMGLPYAECSWEDEALISKKFQHCIDSFNSRNNSKTIPTRDCKVLKQRPRFVALKKQPSYIGGENLELRDYQLEGLNWLAHSWCKNNSVILADEMGLGKTIQTISFLSYLFHQHQLYGPFLVVVPLSTLTSWQREFEVWAPEINVVVYIGDLMSRNMVCNQRAKDT, via the exons atGATGAGAAATAAGGACAAAAGCCAAGGAGAGGAGGGTTCAGTCCACAGCAATGCATCGAG TCACTCGGCATCCGAAGAAGCCTCTGGCTCTGACTCTGCAAGCCAGTCTGAAAGTGAGCAGGGCAGCGAGTCAAACAGCAGCTCCGAGTCCTCTGAGAGTCAGTCTGAATCTGAAAGTGAATCAACGGGTTCCAAATCCCAGCAGACCCCTCCtgaaaccaaagaaaaaccaGCCTCTAAGAAGGAAAGGATAGCAGATGTTAAAAAG ATGTGGGAAGAATATCCTGATGTTTATGGGGTTAGGAGGTCAAACCGAAGCAGACAAGAACCGTCACGATTTAATATAAAAGATGag GCAAGTAGCGAATCTGAAAACGAGAGCCCAAAAAGAAGACGCCAGAAGCAGTTGAAAAGAAA aattaaatggaaaagagaggtctctgctggagaagaggatgAAGATGGAGGGGATCACGGCACCAGTGGAGAGAGTGAGCCTGAGCCGAAGAAAATTAAAGCGAGAAGGCCTGTCCAGAGGAG AACAGTGGCCAAAACTGGTGttaaaaagccccacaaaatcCAGCgtgggaagaggaagaaaccAGACTCATCTGAAGATGACGATGATGACGAAGACGATGAGACCCCCAAGAGACAAACTCGGCGAAGAGCGGCCAAAAATGTCAG CTACAAAGAGGATGACGATTTTGAGACGGATTCTGATGACCTGATAGAGATGACTGGGGAAGGAGCTGATGAACAACAAGACAACAGTGAAACTATTGAGAAAGTTTTGGACATCAGGCTTGGAAAAAAGGGAG CCATTGGAGCTTCCACCACAGTGTACGTGACCGAGGCCAACGGCAACCCCAGCGCCGACTTCGACCCCGAGAAGGATGAGGGGGAGGTTCAGTACCTGATCAAATGGAAGGGCTGGTCATACATCCACAGCACGTGGGAGAGCGAGGAGtccttgcagcagcagaaagtgAAGGGCCTCAAAAAGCTAgaaaacttcaagaaaaaagaggaggagatCAAGCAATG GCTGGGCAAGGTATCACCTGAAGATGTAGAATATTTCAACTGCCAACAAGAGCTGGCTTCAGAGCTAAACAAACAGTATCAAATAGTGGAGAGGGTAATAG CTGTGAAGACCAGCAAGTCTGCCACGGGACATTCAGATTTCCCAG CAAACAGTCGCAAAACATCCTCGAATGACCCCGAATACCTGTGCAAGTGGATGGGGCTGCCCTATGCTGAGTGCAGCTGGGAAGATGAGGCTCTGATCAGCAAGAAATTTCAGCACTGCATTGACAGCTTCAACAGCAGGAACAACTCCAAGACGATTCCCACCCGTGACTGCAAG GTGTTGAAGCAGAGGCCGAGGTTTGTTGCCCTGAAGAAGCAGCCCTCGTACATCGGCGGGGAGAACCTGGAGCTGCGGGATTACCAGCTGGAGGGCCTCAACTGGCTCGCTCACTCCTGGTGCAA GAACAACAGTGTGATCCTGGCTGATGAGATGGGACTGGGCAAGACCATTCAGACAATATCATTCCTGTCATACCTGTTCCATCAGCACCAGCTGTATGGCCCTTTCCTGGTGGTCGTGCCCCTGTCCACCCTGACCTCCTGGCAGAGGGAGTTTGAAGTGTGGGCACCCGAGATAAACGTGGTGGTTTACATTGGAGACCTCATGAGCAGGAACATGGTGTGTAATCAGAGAGCAAAGG